The sequence ACCTACAGCCAATCCAGATAAATCCCTGTCTGCCCCATGCTGATGACACATGagttgtcaggtgtggggcaggtctGGTGAACATGGCCTTGCGGGCCAAACTGAGATCCATGCCAGGCCAAGCTTGGCAGGTGAGGTGGAGATTCTGCACCCCTGAGCGTTGAGACTAGGTACagggagactcaggttcaaatttTCACTCAACAGGGAGATTtgtgggccagtcaccatctatGCTAAGATCtatgcccgctgtaatgaatttgctaggcacttccaggataaaatctttagcatccgccagggcttagactccagtgttatagcaggtgaatcaagcgaggtatccagagcacagccttgtcccgatttcttggatgagtttcagttggtacagcttgaggacgttgacaaggtgcttggacaggttcgtgcaaccacttctgtgcgggacctttgcccttcttggataataaaagctagcagggatggaacagccggctgggccagggagctgattaatgcctctctgcaaggggggtggtccctggctgcctgaaagaggcagtagtgagaccactcctgaagaaaccctccttggacccagaatatcttaataactataggccggtagcaaatgttccattcctgggcaaggtccttgaacgagtggttgcgggccagctccagacactcttggataagaccaattatctggatccatttcagtcgggtttcaggtctGGTTCTGGCACCGAAAcagacttggtcgccctgtatgatgacctctgtcgggagagagacagggggagtgtgactctgttgattcttcttgatctgtcagcggctttcgataccgacgaccatggtatccttctgggaagactggctgagttaggagtgggaggtactgcactgcggtggttccgctcctacttggcaggtcacctccagaaggtggtgcttggggaacattgctcggcaccctggactctccagtatggggttccgcaggggtcagttctgtcccccatgctgttcaacatctacatgaaaccgttgggtgcggtcatccggagctttggagtgcgttgccatcagtatgctgatgacacgcagctctatttctccttttcatcttcttcaggtgaggctgtcaatgtgctgaaccggtgcctggctgcgacaatggactggatgagggctaataaactgaggctcaatccagacaagactcagatgctgctagtgggtggttcttctgagcggatggtggatgtccaacctgtcctggatggggttgcactccccctgaaggagcaggttcgtagcttgggggttctcctagaaccatctctgtcacttaaggctcaggtagcctcagtggcacggagtgcattctaccaacttcggttggtggcccagctgcgcccctatctggacagggataacctggcttcagttgtccatgctctggtaacctccaagttagattactgcaatgcactctatgtggggctgcctttgaagacggttcggaaactgcagcttgtgcaaaatgcagcgaccagattggtaacagggaccagacggtcagaacatataaaaccgattctggcccgcttgcattggctgctgcctgtatgtttccgagcttgattcaaggtgctggttttaacctataaagccttacacggcttgggaccacaatacctgatggaacgcctctcccgatacgaacccacccgtacactacgctcaacatctaaggccctcctccgggtgcctactccaagagaagctcggagggtggcaacaagggagagggccttctcagtggtggcccccaaattatggaatgatctccctgatgaggtgcacctggcgccatttatttatttatttatttatttattatttcaatttatataccgcccttagcagaatagctctcagggccgtgaacaaacaagataaaatacaatatatcataataaaaatcataaaaacatatacaaacaaacaacaaaaaacacaatacaacaaaaattaaaaatacggattaaaagattaaattgcttttaaaagatgtgttctaaatttgtatttaatgtttttagttactgcaaaccgcccagagagcttcggctatggggcagtatacaaatacaacaaataaataaagaaatatgccAACTGGAGCACCgcagatgtaataaataaaatgggctTCACACAGCGGGCCACACTCACCAATAGAAACTCCACAGTGGGATCCACACAGCTTGATGTTTGCATGCGAGATGGCCGCCATCCGGATATGGTCAAATGCCCGGGTGAAGAAAGCCGCAAAGGTGCTGGCAAACGGAATGGTGCGGTTCCTGGCGGCACAGCCCAGAGCCACGCTGACCTGCACGGCACAAGACAAGGGCATCATCTCCAGCCCTGCTCCTCTGGAGACCCACCAGGCCAGCCCAGACTTTCACACTCACCATGTTCTGCTCAGCAATGTAACACTCGATGTAGCGCTCTGGGTGAGCCTGCTTGAAGAGTTCAGCAAAAGTCGAGTTCTTAGTGTCGCCGTCCAAGGCCACCACCTGAGTGCTGGCATTCCCCAGCTTTGCTAGGGCTAAACCGTAGGCCTTGCGAGAGGCCACCTGAAAGGAGACGGATGCATTATAGGGCCACCCACTACAAGGCACCTGCATTCTGCCCCAAGGCATGCACCTACTCCAATAGGTACAGGTGAGATTTCACAAGCCTGGAGATGCTCCATTTTTTCTTAGCACAAAACAAAAACTGGAGAAGGGAACTGGggacaggctgtagctcagtgatacagcatctgccttgcatgcagaaggtcccaggttcaacccccggcatctccaggtaggaccagcagacacccctgcctgaaacccaggacagccgctgccaatcagtgtagacaatactgagctagatggaccaatggattcacttgatataaggcagcttccttaggTTCCTAAAAGCAAACACTTAAAAGTTCAGGATCCCAGAGTTCAAAGCTAAATTGCTGTACTGATGGGGGATAAAGTAAAAGTCTAGAAGTTTTTACCCTCCCCCAAATTTGAAACACTAATTTGTTTTTTCAATGGTTATGCACAAAATCTTCCCGGCCTGAATAAAATTTCCTGACTTTATTTCACAAATTGTTCTGCGCAGGATTTCAAGTGCTGGCTTTTGGTCATCAGACTGGAATTACAGAATGAAACGGAAGATGATGACCTCTTGGGAGCCAAACAGTAGAAAGGCCTAGGAACTGCACAGAACAGTAAGGAAGTGCATGGAAATGTTGttgtagttattattattattaaaactctCCCAAGCAACTGGAAGCGCCAGACTGCCTCAGTCCTTCAGGAAGCCAGTGCCTTCTTATGGCAACAGGAAAACCTTTTAACAGAAAATATACGAAACAGAAATTATAtgccagctcaatcactgagatcatctgcaggagcggctttggtcCCCCGAGTTGGCAAGCTCATTTAACACTGACATGAAATCGacccttcagtgtcattggcccagttctccggaatgctctgccaacagagattcagcaggcgccttcgcttttaacttttaagcgcctactgaaaatctttctgttctgccaggcttatgcaggcaattaagaaggagctttttcccccatcacaacagttgacctttgcttttattgtatttttaatgtttttatttatggttgttgtttttaacgtgttgtaaaccactttgccccctttagaatgcacaccttaatgtggtgagggggtttgagagtgttgaagaagctgagagcaatgccgtcaggagtctagaccaagaggctagactcctagcaggggcacccaaggcggaatggtcaaagctgaaacaccaggctaagatgcatccaaactcagaggaaggcaatggtaaacaacctctgaatatctcttaccacgaaagccctatgaacagagtatccaaaatgcaacacgagatagtgctggaagatgagacccccaggtcagaaggcactcactgagctactggggaagaacaaaggacgagtagcgctgtgactaatgacgcagctgggtcaaagccgaaaggaagctcagaggctgatgtgcacagatggaaaaggagagtccggagttgtacaacgcacacaataggaacatggaatgtgagaagcatgaaccagggaaagtcagaaattgtcaagcaagaaatggaacgtatcaacattacaatacttggtgtgagtgaattaaaatggactggaatgggcctgtgtaatactgtaatgcccatgtcattctgatgtgttaaatcctgattggtagatgctaaagtctttgtcctgagaTGTATAAAAACCCCgggcaaacagtgccaagttgcagttctccgCTCACTAGCAGGGAGActcaccaagtgtacacttgtcatccaataaaggccgacctttttgctgcaagcctgtgtcttcaaaatttttattcaaggacccccagcaaaagaacccacaggagaaatgttacacaggcatttgcacaggtaTTGCATAGGTACTATAtttctctgcatcgtgttctagtgaatttggtgttctaatgaatttggcaatgttcagtacttcacatgaaagtacattttcacagtgagctaagcactccagctaatgagctaagcattttagctattctgcaattctttctatgTCTTAGAGGTGccgagatattcagcacagtgttatcaattgttttgagtacaagtagttccaaatgaccagcatagtcagggggacagctgcaagaagaaaaagatctggcttcctactaaactattaaaatgttatgaacctttatagctttatacatttataaaagaatgtttttgcttattgattatgtatattgagttccccattagctatacatgtatgtatatataaaattccccatcaaaaGGCAAGCGTATTTCGACTAGGAGCAAATGTGGGGAGGAGAAATCGTTTTGAACCTGTGGCTGCCCCACACGTTCTGTGCCTTTTCCCCAATTACCTTTTCCCCAGTTTTGTAGGCAGGTGGAGAAGGCATCTTGATATCAGCAGTGCTGATCTGGGGCACATCTCCGGCAGGCGGCTGGATGGGCGAGACTTTATTGTTCTGGATTTGGCTCTGAAGAGAGTTGATAATCGAGTCCACTTTGTCCTTCGGCATAGGCTTTCCGTGCCAGTTGTCAGCGTCCTCCACACCTGAGGCAAGAGATCATTTACTAGGCCAGGCTTTGCCAGCCTAAGGGCCCtaaagatgctttggactacaactctcagcagcccctACCAGGTTAGCCAAGGCTGACCATGGTGCCATCCGATGACCAGAATATGTGCTGCAAGCAGGTCCTCTCTCACCACACCCCTCACCGTACGCAAGACAAACGGGGCCCATAGGTTCACCTGAGATTCCTCGCCCTTTGAAAGTCTTGGCCACGATGGCCGTAGGCTTCCCCTTCTGCTGGGTTGCTTGCCACAGGGCCCGACACAATTCCTCCACATTATGGCCATCCACAACATAGGTATTCCACCTGGCGGAATAAGACAGTAAGGTGGGCGCAGGAAGGAGGATCCTGGCCAAAACAAAAGGGAGAAGCAGCTGGCGGCACTCACCCAAAGGCTTCGCAACGCTTGCGGTAGGTGTCCATGTCGTGTCGCAGCGGGGCTGCTTCACTCTGCCCCAGCCGGTTGATATCAAAGATGGCCACCAGGTTGTCCAGCTGATAGTGGGAGCCAAAGGCTAGGCCTTCCCACACAGACCCCTCTGAGGACTCGCCATCACCCAGCAGGCAGTACACGCGGTAACTGGGGAAGAGCAAGGCACATCAGGGCCCCataaaggaagggggggaaacagtGTTACAGTTTACTTTCTCTGTAAAAAAGGTCCAGCAACTTTCGGCAGCCTAGGTGCCTCCAGAGCCCCAAGTCTGCCACAGGGTTTTAGAGGAGGCTGTTATCCTTACAGGAAGTCCCAGCCTCTTCTCACCACCAGGAACTTACGTTTCATATTGTAttgtctggctgccacatttgaTGCATCTTTATACATTCCCAAAGTTTAATTCCTCTCTTAGTCTCCCTTCCTCTACAGAGCTGTGGAGTTTTGTCACTCACAGTCTCTGCCTGACTCCTTCCACTCCCCAGATTCCAGAACACGCATCCCTTTCAGTTAGCTTTCTTCCTCTGCGGTGGTAAAGGCTTGCAGCTGCTTGCCTCAGAGCTTCCCAATCACATGGCTGCTCctccccgtctcgctctccatctTGAGTCTTCCTCTGCTGTT is a genomic window of Rhineura floridana isolate rRhiFlo1 chromosome 1, rRhiFlo1.hap2, whole genome shotgun sequence containing:
- the LOC133375482 gene encoding transketolase-like protein 2 isoform X2 encodes the protein MATTYPKPEEKSLQALRDVANRLRIHSIRATCASNSGHPSSCCSAAEIMSVLFFHAMRYKPNEPGHPSNDRFVLSKGHAAPVLYAAWAEAGYIKEPELLKLRKIDCDLEGHPTPRLPFVDVATGSLGQGLGAACGMAYTGKYFDKASYRVYCLLGDGESSEGSVWEGLAFGSHYQLDNLVAIFDINRLGQSEAAPLRHDMDTYRKRCEAFGWNTYVVDGHNVEELCRALWQATQQKGKPTAIVAKTFKGRGISGVEDADNWHGKPMPKDKVDSIINSLQSQIQNNKVSPIQPPAGDVPQISTADIKMPSPPAYKTGEKVASRKAYGLALAKLGNASTQVVALDGDTKNSTFAELFKQAHPERYIECYIAEQNMVSVALGCAARNRTIPFASTFAAFFTRAFDHIRMAAISHANIKLCGSHCGVSIGEDGPSQMALEDIAMFRTIPGCTVFYPSDAVSTEHAVCLAANTKGICFIRTSRPETQILYSQDEKFGIGHAKASTSGSLTLLQSSPWMLRPSSPMPGPPEAVSSPLRITTRREVLVRLWRQLSRKNLVS